A part of Deltaproteobacteria bacterium genomic DNA contains:
- a CDS encoding DUF3179 domain-containing protein translates to MCGSGILYDTTVSGTTYTFSSSGFLYRSNKLMYDHQTESLWHNLTGEPVVGSLAKSGPKLKVLPVTITSWEQWLRDHPDTKVLDINTGHQRDYTPGQPYGNYFSSPKTMFPVFPRDQRLATKSYVFALQLKGQPKAYPLEVIGKKKVINDSHAGVNLVLVGDADTRTVRAYERSTHTFTLGTTIGTLVDQRSGETWNSQEEQLVNSKTGEKLPRLGGHVSYWFGWYAFYPKTEVYREE, encoded by the coding sequence CTATCGCAGCAACAAGCTGATGTATGATCATCAAACAGAAAGTTTGTGGCACAACTTGACCGGTGAGCCGGTCGTGGGATCGTTGGCGAAAAGTGGGCCGAAACTCAAAGTTCTTCCGGTCACCATTACTAGTTGGGAACAATGGCTGCGCGATCATCCCGATACGAAAGTGCTCGACATCAATACTGGCCATCAACGTGACTACACGCCTGGTCAGCCGTATGGCAATTATTTCTCGAGCCCGAAAACGATGTTCCCGGTGTTCCCGCGCGATCAGCGGCTTGCAACCAAAAGTTATGTCTTCGCTCTACAACTCAAGGGACAACCGAAAGCGTACCCACTGGAAGTGATAGGAAAGAAAAAAGTCATCAACGATTCGCATGCTGGCGTGAATCTGGTGCTTGTTGGCGACGCTGACACCCGCACCGTTCGCGCATATGAACGCAGCACTCATACGTTTACCCTCGGAACGACAATAGGCACCCTTGTCGACCAAAGGAGCGGAGAAACTTGGAACAGTCAGGAAGAACAGTTAGTAAACTCGAAAACAGGAGAGAAACTCCCTCGCCTTGGTGGGCATGTCTCTTATTGGTTTGGTTGGTACGCATTTTACCCGAAGACGGAGGTTTACCGGGAAGAGTGA
- a CDS encoding inorganic pyrophosphatase, with protein sequence MNRPRRESVSESRQATKKISQLLGLLFKAHPWHGVPVGQDAPSAVTAYIEIVPTDTVKYEIDKATGILKIDRPQRYSNICPTLYGFIPRTLCAKHVGQFCVDKTGRPGIVGDGDPLDICVLTEKTIPRGDILLQAIPIGGLRMIDGNQADDKIIAVMRDDAVYGNWRNISDCSVTLVERLRHYFLTYKDAPDATERRVEVTHVYDQHDAHEVIRRSLRDYREEFGDPEATLTASLPDGKDSARQRKK encoded by the coding sequence ATGAACCGCCCACGACGAGAGTCAGTCAGCGAGAGCAGGCAGGCGACGAAGAAAATTTCTCAACTTCTCGGGTTGCTATTTAAGGCACATCCGTGGCATGGGGTGCCGGTCGGGCAAGATGCACCTTCGGCAGTGACGGCATATATCGAGATCGTGCCGACCGACACGGTCAAGTACGAGATCGATAAGGCCACCGGAATTTTGAAGATTGATCGTCCGCAACGGTACTCGAACATTTGCCCAACATTGTATGGTTTTATTCCTCGTACCCTTTGCGCCAAACACGTCGGACAATTCTGTGTCGACAAGACGGGCCGCCCGGGAATTGTCGGAGATGGAGATCCGCTCGATATCTGTGTGCTGACGGAGAAGACCATTCCACGCGGGGACATTCTACTGCAGGCGATTCCGATCGGCGGATTGCGCATGATCGATGGCAATCAGGCCGACGATAAGATCATTGCCGTCATGCGTGATGACGCCGTTTATGGCAACTGGCGCAACATTTCCGATTGTTCGGTAACGCTAGTGGAGCGACTGCGCCATTATTTTCTGACCTATAAAGATGCACCCGATGCAACCGAGCGTCGTGTCGAGGTGACGCATGTGTATGACCAGCATGATGCTCATGAAGTGATTCGTCGCAGTCTCCGAGATTACCGCGAAGAGTTTGGTGATCCCGAAGCGACGCTGACCGCGTCGCTGCCAGACGGGAAAGATTCGGCACGCCAACGGAAGAAGTAA
- the rsmI gene encoding 16S rRNA (cytidine(1402)-2'-O)-methyltransferase, with product MTRGTLYVVATPIGNLEDITLRALRVLKEVDLIAAEDTRHTRKLLTHYGISTPLTSYYDQVEAEKAPVLVEQLQMGKRIALVSDAGTPAISDPGFRLVKGAWEAGVPVVPVPGASTLTALLSVGGLPTDTFIFEGFLPAKPGQRQKALERLKHEERTLVFFESPHRLFETLSDIEKIFGDRDIVIGRELTKMYEEVRRGPVSEVRQMLQGREVKGEVALLVSGWDGTTLTEEPLSLVEEIQLLEKEGLSLKEIAQTVSERRKVPKREVYALGVRLKESKQ from the coding sequence ATGACGCGCGGTACTCTCTATGTGGTGGCGACACCTATTGGTAATCTCGAAGATATCACCCTTCGTGCGCTTCGCGTCTTGAAAGAAGTTGACCTGATTGCTGCCGAAGATACGCGGCACACCCGGAAATTACTAACCCATTATGGGATCTCCACTCCACTGACGAGTTATTACGATCAGGTCGAGGCGGAGAAAGCGCCGGTATTGGTCGAGCAATTACAGATGGGAAAACGTATTGCCCTTGTGAGTGATGCCGGCACACCGGCTATTTCCGATCCAGGCTTCCGTCTTGTCAAAGGTGCATGGGAAGCAGGAGTCCCCGTTGTTCCTGTGCCTGGCGCCTCGACCCTAACAGCATTATTGAGCGTTGGCGGATTGCCGACCGACACGTTCATCTTTGAGGGATTTCTGCCGGCAAAACCAGGACAGCGGCAAAAAGCTCTCGAACGTCTCAAGCATGAAGAGCGCACGTTGGTATTCTTTGAGTCCCCTCATAGGTTGTTTGAGACACTGAGTGATATCGAAAAAATTTTTGGCGACCGCGACATCGTCATTGGGCGAGAACTGACAAAGATGTACGAAGAGGTGCGACGTGGACCGGTGAGCGAGGTCAGGCAGATGCTACAAGGACGTGAGGTGAAAGGAGAAGTGGCATTACTCGTTAGTGGATGGGATGGAACTACACTCACTGAGGAACCCCTGTCCTTAGTGGAGGAAATCCAACTCTTGGAAAAAGAAGGATTGTCGCTTAAAGAAATCGCTCAGACTGTGAGCGAACGACGTAAAGTGCCGAAACGTGAAGTCTACGCGCTTGGCGTCCGACTGAAAGAGAGCAAGCAATGA